A region of Mycolicibacterium brumae DNA encodes the following proteins:
- a CDS encoding DUF732 domain-containing protein, with protein sequence MVSHRFAAAALTVGCLLAGGFTAGPAHADDGDAPVEAAPTAADVKFTESVVALGIPTKPDDDVPAVGRKVCEMMTAGLAGQINPIPAVRGTLRTLQNNGLTKTQAAGLLQASVVTYCPEYGRFLPR encoded by the coding sequence GTGGTCAGTCACCGATTCGCCGCCGCGGCCCTCACCGTCGGCTGCCTGCTCGCGGGCGGCTTCACAGCGGGCCCGGCGCACGCCGACGACGGCGACGCCCCGGTCGAGGCGGCCCCCACCGCCGCCGACGTCAAGTTCACCGAGAGTGTGGTCGCCCTCGGCATCCCGACCAAGCCCGACGACGACGTCCCGGCCGTCGGCCGCAAGGTCTGCGAGATGATGACCGCCGGCCTGGCCGGCCAGATCAACCCCATCCCCGCGGTGCGCGGCACCTTGCGGACGCTGCAGAACAACGGCCTCACCAAGACCCAGGCCGCGGGCCTGCTGCAGGCCTCCGTCGTCACCTACTGCCCGGAGTACGGCCGCTTCTTGCCGCGCTAG
- a CDS encoding PH domain-containing protein — protein MSPNVAGSAVRMRDPVNPPSRKAPLVWGLSAAVGWAFAAAAQVVWFLADGRVVWLHALLAALTLIGATCSVLVAPLWRYRVHRWEIGPQAVYTRTGWLTQERRIAPLSRVQTVDTERGPLDRLFGLANVTVTTASSAGAVRIVALDAPVADEVVARLTDIAALGAHDAT, from the coding sequence ATGTCACCCAACGTCGCGGGGTCTGCCGTGCGGATGCGTGACCCGGTGAACCCGCCAAGCCGCAAGGCTCCGCTGGTGTGGGGGCTCAGCGCGGCGGTGGGCTGGGCGTTCGCCGCGGCGGCCCAGGTGGTCTGGTTCCTCGCCGACGGCCGGGTGGTCTGGTTGCACGCGCTGCTGGCGGCGTTGACCCTGATCGGCGCGACGTGTTCGGTGCTGGTCGCGCCGCTGTGGCGTTATCGGGTGCATCGCTGGGAGATCGGTCCGCAGGCGGTGTACACCCGGACCGGCTGGTTGACCCAGGAGCGCCGGATCGCGCCGCTGTCGCGGGTGCAGACCGTCGACACCGAGCGCGGGCCGCTGGATCGGCTGTTCGGGCTGGCGAACGTGACGGTGACGACGGCGTCCTCGGCCGGCGCGGTGCGGATCGTGGCGCTCGACGCCCCGGTCGCCGACGAGGTGGTGGCCCGGTTGACCGACATCGCCGCGCTGGGCGCCCACGACGCGACATGA
- a CDS encoding PH domain-containing protein produces MTEPTEDGWRRLSPLMLAVHPAHELLRQLPLLIGAVAVGSATQNPLLTLLGAAAIMAVGVARWFTTSYRIGPDDVELRTGVLQRKALSVPRNRIRSVSTDARPLHRLLGLTVLRVSTGQQARGDNAFELDAVEAKHVAALRHELLARASAAPDPGAPAAPVAVLARWQPSWLRYSPLSWSGLVMILGGWGLIAQAGLGETVLGSAAGVFTGASASLVAAAAVAAVLGASVLLAVGQSLLSYANLTLTRSADTLNLTHGLLRVREHSYDMSRLRGATVREPLLVRALGGARLDAVMTGVHGAGEASLLLPPCPRDTVRGVLAGLIGRDDVVAGPVVSHGPVAARRRWVRALALPVAVGLALAALAGWVPVWVWPVWAGGTGVCALLAADRVRALGHRVDSRWLVARRGSVARRRDCLQTAGVIGWTVRQTFFQRRAGVATLVAATAAGTKRYLVVDIPAADAWAVAATASPWVAQSSWCESGEIAPPGVDPARGASFSTRRHF; encoded by the coding sequence ATGACCGAACCGACCGAGGACGGCTGGCGGCGGTTGTCCCCGCTGATGCTGGCGGTGCATCCGGCGCACGAGCTGCTGCGCCAGCTGCCGCTGCTGATCGGCGCGGTCGCGGTCGGCTCGGCCACCCAGAATCCGCTGCTCACACTGCTCGGCGCCGCCGCGATCATGGCCGTCGGCGTGGCCCGCTGGTTCACCACCAGCTACCGGATCGGACCCGACGACGTCGAACTGCGCACCGGGGTGCTGCAGCGCAAGGCGCTGTCGGTGCCGCGCAACCGGATCCGGTCGGTGTCCACCGACGCCCGGCCGTTGCACCGACTGCTGGGCCTGACGGTGCTGCGGGTCAGCACCGGGCAGCAGGCCCGCGGTGACAATGCCTTCGAGCTCGACGCGGTCGAGGCCAAACACGTCGCGGCGCTGCGGCACGAACTGCTGGCGCGGGCGTCGGCCGCGCCCGATCCCGGCGCGCCCGCCGCGCCGGTGGCGGTGCTGGCCCGCTGGCAGCCGTCGTGGTTGCGCTACAGCCCGCTGAGCTGGTCCGGGCTGGTGATGATCCTGGGCGGCTGGGGCCTGATCGCCCAGGCCGGCCTCGGCGAGACGGTGCTGGGTTCGGCGGCCGGGGTGTTCACCGGGGCGTCGGCGTCGCTGGTGGCGGCGGCGGCCGTCGCTGCGGTGCTCGGCGCGTCGGTCCTGCTGGCCGTCGGCCAGTCACTGCTGAGCTACGCGAACCTGACGCTGACCCGGTCGGCGGACACGCTGAACCTGACCCACGGGTTGCTGCGGGTCCGCGAACACAGCTACGACATGAGCCGGCTGCGGGGCGCGACGGTGCGCGAACCGCTGCTGGTGCGGGCGCTGGGCGGGGCGCGGCTGGACGCGGTGATGACCGGGGTGCACGGCGCCGGTGAGGCGTCGCTGCTGCTGCCGCCGTGCCCGCGGGACACCGTGCGCGGGGTGCTGGCCGGACTGATCGGCCGCGACGACGTCGTGGCCGGGCCTGTGGTCTCGCACGGGCCGGTCGCCGCGCGCCGACGCTGGGTCCGAGCGCTGGCGTTGCCGGTGGCCGTCGGGCTCGCGCTGGCCGCGCTGGCCGGTTGGGTCCCGGTTTGGGTGTGGCCGGTGTGGGCCGGGGGAACCGGGGTGTGCGCGCTGCTGGCCGCCGACCGGGTCCGCGCGCTCGGACACCGGGTGGATTCGCGCTGGCTGGTGGCCCGGCGCGGCAGCGTGGCGCGCCGGCGGGACTGCCTGCAGACCGCCGGGGTGATCGGTTGGACGGTGCGCCAGACGTTCTTTCAGCGGCGGGCCGGGGTGGCGACCCTGGTGGCCGCGACGGCGGCCGGAACGAAGCGCTATCTCGTCGTCGACATTCCCGCTGCGGACGCCTGGGCGGTGGCCGCGACGGCGTCGCCGTGGGTGGCGCAGAGCAGCTGGTGCGAGAGCGGCGAGATAGCTCCACCGGGCGTGGATCCGGCACGAGGGGCCAGTTTCAGCACGAGACGCCACTTTTAG
- the rplO gene encoding 50S ribosomal protein L15 has protein sequence MSVIKLHDLKPAPGSKKAKTRVGRGEGSKGKTAGRGTKGTKARKNVPVSFEGGQMPIHMRLPKLKGFRNRFRTEYAPVNVGDIAKAFPKGGAVGVEELVAAGLVRKNVLVKVLGDGKLSVKVDVTANKFSASAREAITAAGGTATEL, from the coding sequence ATGAGCGTTATCAAGCTGCACGACCTGAAGCCGGCCCCCGGCTCCAAGAAGGCCAAGACCCGCGTCGGTCGCGGCGAGGGCTCCAAGGGCAAGACCGCCGGCCGCGGCACCAAGGGCACCAAGGCGCGTAAGAACGTGCCGGTGAGCTTCGAGGGCGGCCAGATGCCGATCCACATGCGGCTGCCGAAGCTCAAGGGCTTCCGCAACCGGTTCCGCACCGAGTACGCCCCGGTGAACGTCGGCGATATCGCCAAGGCGTTCCCCAAGGGCGGCGCCGTCGGCGTCGAGGAACTGGTCGCCGCCGGTCTGGTCCGGAAGAACGTCCTGGTCAAGGTGCTCGGCGACGGCAAGCTGTCCGTCAAGGTCGACGTCACCGCCAACAAGTTCTCGGCCTCGGCCCGGGAAGCGATCACCGCCGCCGGCGGCACCGCCACCGAGCTGTAG
- the rpmD gene encoding 50S ribosomal protein L30, producing MAELKITQVKGTVGTRWKQRESLRTLGLRKIRQSVVREDTPATRGLIRVVDHLVEVEEV from the coding sequence ATGGCTGAACTGAAGATCACCCAGGTCAAGGGCACCGTCGGCACCCGCTGGAAGCAGCGGGAGAGCCTGCGCACCCTGGGCCTCCGCAAGATCCGCCAGTCGGTGGTCCGCGAGGACACCCCGGCGACCCGCGGTCTGATCCGCGTCGTTGATCACCTCGTCGAGGTGGAGGAAGTCTGA
- the rpsE gene encoding 30S ribosomal protein S5, whose translation MAEQTTAADAGTGAANTGSRNDRGGRDDRGGRGRRDDRGGRGGRDDRGEKSNYLERVVTINRVSKVVKGGRRFSFTALVIVGDGKGMVGVGYGKAKEVPAAIAKGVEEARKNFFRVPLIGGTITHPVQGEAAAGVVMLRPASPGTGVIAGGAARAVLECAGVHDILAKSLGSDNAINVVHATVAALKMLQRPEEVAARRGLPVEDVAPAGMLRARRESEALAAAAAREGNV comes from the coding sequence ATGGCGGAGCAGACCACGGCAGCTGACGCCGGGACCGGCGCTGCCAACACCGGCAGCCGTAATGACCGCGGTGGCCGCGACGACCGTGGCGGCCGTGGCCGTCGCGATGACCGCGGTGGCCGTGGCGGTCGCGATGACCGCGGCGAGAAGAGCAACTACCTGGAGCGGGTTGTCACCATCAACCGCGTCTCCAAGGTCGTCAAGGGCGGTCGCCGCTTCAGCTTCACCGCGCTGGTGATCGTCGGCGACGGCAAGGGCATGGTCGGCGTCGGCTACGGCAAGGCCAAGGAAGTTCCGGCCGCCATCGCCAAGGGCGTCGAAGAGGCTCGCAAGAACTTCTTCCGCGTGCCGCTGATCGGCGGCACCATCACCCACCCGGTGCAGGGCGAAGCCGCCGCCGGTGTCGTGATGCTGCGCCCGGCCAGCCCCGGCACCGGTGTGATCGCCGGTGGCGCCGCCCGCGCGGTGCTGGAATGCGCCGGCGTGCACGACATCCTGGCCAAGTCGCTGGGCAGCGACAACGCGATCAACGTGGTGCACGCCACCGTTGCCGCGCTGAAGATGCTGCAGCGTCCCGAAGAGGTGGCGGCCCGTCGCGGTCTGCCCGTCGAGGACGTCGCGCCGGCCGGCATGCTGCGCGCGCGTCGGGAGAGCGAAGCGCTGGCCGCCGCGGCCGCGCGTGAAGGAAATGTCTGA
- the rplR gene encoding 50S ribosomal protein L18: MAKTETKKQVGQNISATRRTARLRRHARLRKKVAGTAARPRLMVNRSARHIHVQLIDDLTGTTLAAASSIEADVRGVDGDKKAASTRVGQLIAERAKAAGIDEAVFDRGGHTYSGRIAALADAAREGGLKF; the protein is encoded by the coding sequence ATGGCCAAGACTGAAACCAAGAAGCAGGTCGGGCAGAACATCTCGGCCACCCGTCGGACCGCCCGGCTGCGTCGGCACGCCCGGCTCCGCAAGAAGGTCGCCGGCACCGCCGCGCGCCCGCGCCTGATGGTCAACCGGTCCGCCCGGCACATCCACGTGCAGCTGATCGACGACCTCACCGGCACCACCCTGGCCGCCGCGTCCTCCATCGAGGCCGACGTCCGCGGTGTCGACGGCGACAAGAAGGCCGCCAGCACCCGGGTCGGCCAGCTGATCGCCGAGCGCGCCAAGGCCGCCGGCATCGACGAGGCCGTGTTCGACCGCGGCGGCCACACCTACAGCGGACGGATCGCGGCCCTGGCCGACGCCGCCCGCGAAGGGGGGCTGAAGTTCTAG
- the rplF gene encoding 50S ribosomal protein L6, whose protein sequence is MSRIGKQPVPVPTGVDVTIDGQNVSVKGPKGTLTLDVAEPISVARNDDGAIVVTRPNDERQSRSLHGLSRTLIANLVTGVTEGYTRKMEIHGVGYRVVAKGSNLEFALGYSHPVLITAPEGVTFTVDTPTRFSITGIDKQKVGQVAANIRRLRKNDPYKGKGIRYEGEQIRRKVGKTGK, encoded by the coding sequence ATGTCTCGCATTGGAAAGCAGCCGGTCCCGGTTCCCACCGGGGTCGACGTCACGATCGACGGCCAGAACGTCTCGGTGAAGGGCCCCAAGGGCACCCTGACCCTCGACGTCGCCGAGCCGATCTCGGTCGCCCGCAACGACGACGGCGCCATCGTGGTGACCCGTCCGAACGACGAGCGGCAGAGCCGCAGCCTGCACGGGCTGTCCCGCACCCTGATCGCCAACCTGGTCACCGGTGTCACCGAGGGTTACACCCGCAAGATGGAGATCCACGGCGTCGGCTACCGCGTGGTCGCCAAGGGCTCGAACCTCGAGTTCGCCCTGGGCTACAGCCACCCGGTGCTGATCACCGCGCCGGAGGGCGTCACCTTCACGGTGGACACCCCCACCCGGTTCTCCATCACCGGCATCGACAAGCAGAAGGTCGGCCAGGTTGCGGCGAACATCCGTCGACTGCGGAAGAACGACCCCTACAAGGGCAAGGGCATCCGCTACGAAGGCGAGCAGATCCGCCGCAAGGTCGGAAAGACAGGTAAGTAG
- the rpsH gene encoding 30S ribosomal protein S8, translating into MTMTDPIADFLTRLRNANSAYHDEVTLPHSKIKANIAEILKREGYINDYRTEDARVGKSLVVSLKYGPSRERSIAGLRRVSKPGLRVYAKSTNLPRVLGGLGVAIISTSSGLLTDRQAARQGVGGEVLAYVW; encoded by the coding sequence ATGACAATGACGGATCCGATCGCAGACTTCTTGACGCGTCTGCGCAACGCCAACTCGGCGTACCACGACGAGGTGACCCTGCCGCACAGCAAGATCAAGGCCAATATCGCCGAGATCCTGAAGCGCGAGGGCTACATCAACGACTACCGCACCGAGGACGCCCGCGTGGGCAAGTCCCTGGTCGTTTCGCTCAAGTACGGCCCCAGCCGTGAGCGCAGCATCGCGGGCCTGCGCCGGGTGTCCAAGCCCGGTCTGCGGGTTTACGCGAAATCCACCAATCTGCCGCGCGTGCTCGGCGGCCTGGGCGTGGCGATCATCTCCACGTCCTCGGGCCTGCTGACCGATCGCCAGGCGGCTCGACAGGGCGTGGGCGGCGAAGTCCTCGCGTACGTCTGGTAG
- a CDS encoding type Z 30S ribosomal protein S14: MAKKALVNKANKKPKFAVRAYTRCNKCGRPHAVYRKFGLCRICLREMAHAGELPGVQKSSW, from the coding sequence ATGGCAAAGAAAGCTCTGGTCAACAAGGCCAATAAGAAGCCGAAGTTCGCGGTTCGGGCCTACACCCGCTGCAACAAGTGCGGTCGCCCGCACGCCGTGTACCGCAAGTTCGGCCTGTGCCGGATCTGCCTGCGCGAGATGGCCCACGCCGGCGAACTGCCGGGTGTGCAGAAGTCCAGCTGGTAA
- the rplE gene encoding 50S ribosomal protein L5, whose protein sequence is MTTTEKVQPRLKQRYREEIRDALNKEFEYSNVMLIPGVTKVVVNMGVGEAARDAKLINGAVADLALITGQKPEIRKARKSIAQFKLREGMPIGARVTLRGDRMWEFLDRLISISLPRIRDFRGLSPKQFDGTGNYTFGLTEQSVFHELDVDKIDRPRGMDITVVTSATTDDEGRALLRALGFPFKEN, encoded by the coding sequence ATGACAACCACTGAGAAGGTTCAGCCTCGGCTGAAGCAGCGCTACCGCGAAGAGATCCGCGACGCGCTGAACAAGGAATTCGAGTACTCCAACGTCATGCTCATCCCGGGCGTGACCAAGGTCGTGGTCAACATGGGTGTGGGCGAAGCCGCCCGCGACGCCAAGCTGATCAACGGCGCCGTCGCCGACCTGGCGCTGATCACCGGCCAGAAGCCGGAGATCCGCAAGGCCCGCAAGTCCATCGCGCAGTTCAAGCTGCGTGAGGGCATGCCGATCGGCGCCCGGGTCACCCTGCGCGGCGACCGGATGTGGGAGTTCCTGGATCGGCTGATCTCCATCTCGCTGCCGCGTATCCGCGACTTCCGCGGGCTGAGCCCGAAGCAGTTCGACGGCACCGGCAACTACACCTTCGGTCTGACCGAGCAGTCGGTCTTCCACGAGCTCGACGTGGACAAGATCGACCGCCCGCGCGGTATGGACATCACCGTCGTCACCTCGGCGACGACCGACGACGAAGGGCGAGCACTGCTGCGGGCCCTCGGCTTCCCGTTCAAGGAGAACTGA
- the rplX gene encoding 50S ribosomal protein L24 has protein sequence MKIHKGDTVLVVSGKDKGAKGKVIKAIPTRNRVLVEGVNRIKKHTPVSSNERGAQSGGIVTQEASIHVSNVMVLDSDGKPTRVGYRTDEETGKRVRIAKTNGKDIKA, from the coding sequence ATGAAGATCCACAAGGGCGACACCGTCCTGGTCGTCTCCGGCAAGGACAAGGGCGCCAAGGGCAAGGTCATCAAGGCCATCCCGACCCGCAACCGCGTCCTCGTCGAGGGTGTGAACCGGATCAAGAAGCACACCCCGGTCTCGTCCAACGAGCGTGGCGCGCAGTCCGGCGGCATCGTGACCCAGGAAGCGTCGATTCACGTGTCCAACGTGATGGTGCTGGACTCCGACGGCAAGCCGACCCGCGTCGGCTACCGCACCGATGAAGAGACCGGCAAGCGCGTCCGCATCGCCAAGACGAACGGCAAGGACATCAAGGCATGA
- the rplN gene encoding 50S ribosomal protein L14, giving the protein MIQQESRLKVADNTGAKEILCIRVLGGSSRRYAGIGDIIVATVKDAIPGGNVKRGDVVKAVVVRTAKERRRADGSYIKFDENAAVIIKNDNDPRGTRIFGPVGRELREKRFMKIVSLAPEVL; this is encoded by the coding sequence GTGATTCAGCAGGAATCGCGGTTGAAGGTCGCCGACAACACGGGCGCCAAGGAGATCTTGTGCATCCGCGTGCTCGGTGGCTCCTCGCGGCGGTACGCCGGCATCGGCGACATCATCGTGGCGACCGTCAAGGACGCCATCCCGGGCGGCAACGTCAAGCGGGGCGATGTCGTCAAGGCCGTCGTCGTCCGCACCGCGAAGGAGCGTCGCCGGGCCGACGGCAGCTACATCAAGTTCGACGAGAACGCCGCGGTCATCATCAAGAACGACAACGATCCGCGTGGCACCCGCATCTTCGGCCCGGTCGGCCGTGAGCTGCGCGAGAAGCGCTTCATGAAGATCGTCTCGCTGGCTCCGGAGGTTTTGTAA
- a CDS encoding AIM24 family protein — protein MRSSLFDQSNREKESNQRWTLQSPKMLRVGFGPEAMAAKGAMVAYQGHFDFRHEGSGSVSNFIKKAVTNEGGALMRVSGQGEVFFARQAQDVFTLQLEGPQEAITVNTSSLLAFDASLNWNITSIGNAGILAGGLFNLTLNGHGVVGVTSDGPPMILDCSTQPTFVDPHAAVCWSANLQPGLKNDFKMGALIGRGSGESFQLAFHGPGFVVVQPSEGMGYGRV, from the coding sequence ATGCGCAGTTCGCTGTTCGACCAGAGCAACCGTGAGAAGGAATCCAACCAGCGCTGGACCCTGCAGTCCCCGAAGATGCTGCGGGTCGGGTTCGGTCCCGAGGCGATGGCCGCCAAAGGCGCGATGGTCGCCTACCAGGGCCATTTCGACTTCCGTCACGAAGGCTCCGGCAGCGTCAGCAACTTCATCAAGAAGGCCGTCACCAACGAGGGCGGCGCGCTGATGCGGGTCAGCGGACAGGGCGAGGTGTTCTTCGCGCGTCAGGCTCAGGACGTCTTCACCCTGCAGTTGGAAGGCCCGCAGGAGGCGATCACCGTCAACACCTCGAGCCTGTTGGCCTTCGACGCGTCGCTGAACTGGAACATCACCAGTATCGGCAACGCCGGGATCCTGGCCGGCGGCCTGTTCAACCTGACTCTCAACGGCCACGGCGTCGTCGGCGTGACCAGCGACGGCCCGCCGATGATCCTGGACTGCTCCACCCAGCCCACCTTCGTCGACCCGCACGCCGCGGTGTGCTGGTCGGCCAACCTGCAGCCCGGCTTGAAGAACGACTTCAAGATGGGCGCGCTGATCGGCCGCGGTTCGGGGGAGTCCTTCCAGCTGGCCTTCCACGGACCGGGCTTCGTCGTGGTGCAGCCCAGCGAGGGAATGGGCTACGGGCGGGTCTGA
- a CDS encoding trimeric intracellular cation channel family protein: MKRWGSGVAPGRPNVVARDPMLLTVLNFAGVAVFAASGALIGVRKRLDIFGVWTVAALTGLGGGVVRDVLLGESPPTAFESWESLTVVAVAALTVFIFHPQFAAFRRAVLVLDAFGVALFSASGALMAVHVGTSAVAATLIGITTALGGGVLRDILVNEVPLLIQGGNLQAIPALSGAGVTVLLSESSVGEDWALVAGTVLAFGFRVVAVWRNLNAPYAPDNVVNSLAMSLRRRWQNRDRGSRLRLRRR; encoded by the coding sequence ATGAAACGATGGGGGTCCGGCGTCGCGCCGGGCCGTCCCAACGTCGTCGCGAGAGATCCCATGCTGCTGACCGTGCTCAATTTCGCCGGCGTCGCGGTGTTCGCGGCCTCCGGCGCGCTGATCGGAGTGCGCAAGCGACTCGACATCTTCGGGGTGTGGACGGTTGCGGCGCTGACCGGGCTCGGCGGTGGCGTCGTGCGGGACGTGCTGCTCGGCGAGAGCCCGCCGACCGCCTTCGAGAGCTGGGAAAGCCTCACGGTGGTCGCCGTGGCGGCGTTGACCGTCTTCATATTCCATCCCCAGTTCGCCGCGTTCCGTCGTGCCGTGCTGGTCCTGGACGCGTTCGGGGTCGCGTTGTTCTCGGCGTCGGGGGCGTTGATGGCCGTGCACGTCGGCACCAGCGCTGTCGCCGCGACGCTGATCGGCATCACCACGGCGCTGGGCGGCGGGGTGCTGCGCGACATCCTCGTCAACGAAGTCCCCTTGCTGATTCAGGGCGGCAACCTGCAGGCGATCCCCGCGCTGTCCGGCGCCGGGGTCACCGTGTTGTTGAGCGAGTCGTCGGTGGGGGAGGACTGGGCGCTGGTCGCCGGAACGGTGCTGGCGTTCGGCTTCCGGGTGGTGGCGGTGTGGCGAAACTTGAACGCGCCGTACGCCCCGGACAATGTGGTGAACTCGCTGGCGATGTCGCTGCGCCGCCGCTGGCAGAACCGCGATCGCGGATCCCGACTTCGCCTCCGGCGTCGGTGA
- a CDS encoding OsmC family protein — protein sequence MHRYEVHVHWSGATTGYRDYSRNHRVSVPGQTPIECSADPLIGRGDDGRWNPEQLFVASLSQCHMLWYLHLCVEAGIVVLDYRDDAVGVMSDTKFTEVTLRPTVRITDASRAREASALHTAASSRCYIANSVVFPVQHEPRIESA from the coding sequence ATGCACCGCTACGAGGTCCACGTCCACTGGTCCGGGGCGACGACGGGCTACCGGGACTATTCCCGCAACCACCGGGTGAGCGTGCCGGGTCAGACGCCGATCGAGTGCTCGGCCGATCCGCTCATCGGCCGGGGCGACGACGGCCGCTGGAACCCCGAGCAGTTGTTCGTCGCGTCACTGTCCCAGTGCCACATGCTCTGGTACCTGCATCTGTGCGTGGAGGCCGGGATCGTCGTGCTCGACTACCGCGACGACGCCGTCGGCGTCATGTCGGACACCAAGTTCACCGAGGTCACCCTGCGCCCGACGGTGCGGATCACCGATGCGAGCCGGGCCCGTGAGGCGTCGGCGTTGCACACCGCGGCGAGCAGCAGGTGCTACATCGCCAATTCGGTGGTTTTCCCGGTTCAGCACGAACCCCGGATCGAGTCCGCGTGA
- the rpsR gene encoding 30S ribosomal protein S18: protein MANQRRVDRRDAEKRKPKRNLFKQLGITEVDYKDTSTLRQFISDRGKIRSRNVTGLTVQQQRQVATAIKNAREMALLPYAGPSSR, encoded by the coding sequence ATGGCCAACCAACGCCGAGTCGACCGCCGCGACGCGGAGAAACGCAAACCCAAACGGAACCTGTTCAAGCAACTGGGCATCACCGAGGTGGACTACAAGGACACCTCGACCCTGCGGCAGTTCATCTCCGACCGCGGCAAGATCCGGTCCCGCAACGTCACCGGCCTGACGGTGCAGCAGCAGCGGCAGGTCGCCACCGCGATCAAGAACGCCCGCGAGATGGCGCTGCTGCCGTACGCCGGCCCGAGCTCGCGCTGA